One window of the Rhipicephalus sanguineus isolate Rsan-2018 chromosome 2, BIME_Rsan_1.4, whole genome shotgun sequence genome contains the following:
- the LOC119382273 gene encoding uncharacterized protein LOC119382273, which yields MTERFNRTLADMLATYASDDHTDWDRVLPFVTYAYTSAAQTTTGFSPFFLLYGREPSCSMDTILPYQPDISEAKPISEAAAYAEECRQLARSFTAQDKCRQKSRHDPAASSAHYSPGELVWLWVPSTPPGLSTKLFSRYQGPYRILEQTSPANYVVEPVDPSADNRFRGRETIHVARLKPCYDPPVASFP from the coding sequence ATGACGGAACGCTTCAATCGCACCCTTGCCGACATGCTTGCGACGTACGCGTCGGACGATCATACCGACTGGGACCGAGTGCTCCCTTTCGTCACATACGCTTATACCTCTGCGGCCcaaactaccaccggcttctctcccttctttctcctgtatGGACGTGAACCTTCATGCtccatggacaccattctgccctaccaACCGGACATTTCTGAAGCCAAACCCATCTCTGAAGCTGCTGCTTACGCAGAAGAATGCCGTCAACTGGCTCGTTCGTTTACTGCGCAAGACAAGTGTCGCCAGAAATCACGCCATGACCCTGCTGCGTCTAGTGCCCATTACTCACCGGGAGAGCTGgtttggctctgggtcccgtcGACACCTCCAGGTCTCTCCACCAAACTCTTCTCAAGGTACCAAGGCCCTTACCGCATCCTGGAGCAGACATCTCCCGCGAACTACGTCGTCGAGCCGGTCGACCCATCGGCCGATAATCGCTTCCGCGGCCGCGAAACAATTCACGTAGCGCGGCTTAAACCCTGCTACGACCCGCCTGTAGCGTCTTTTCCTTAG